A region of Nocardioides sp. JS614 DNA encodes the following proteins:
- a CDS encoding 3-hydroxyacyl-CoA dehydrogenase NAD-binding domain-containing protein yields MTTNDTTSELVARAQEISSDAERVTQAHLRKVSLPSTSGRSGAVLGLITLDNGEDHTKPNTFGPRSLLALNEAIDTALADDEIVALGVTGKPFILAAGADLTSISGGGPDAVRVVAELGHAVFRKLQDGRKPSFGFVNGLALGGGLEVALHCTYRTVMDSAPALGLPEVMLGLVPGWGGAFLVPNLLGADRAVTVILENPLNNGRTLGGAAAYELGLADAVFQGADFLEQSLLWADAVLRGEIVVDRPEVDRGAAWDAAVERARALVQAKTGGASPAALQAVELIDAARDGDRDAGFAREDDALEAMSRTPELIASLYAFDLVQKRAKRPAGAPDKALARPVTKVGIVGAGLMASQMALLFVRRLEVPVVLTDLDQERVDKGVGYVHAEIDKLLAKGRISSDRASRHKGLVTGSVDKSEGFAGADFVIEAVFEEMSVKKSVFADVEKAVSPECILATNTSSLSITEMAADLEHPERVVGFHFFNPVAVMPLLEIVKGERTDDATLATAFATGKALKKTTILVKDSPSFIVNRLLGRFMGEVGRIVDEGTPVPVADSAFAGVVPMPPFMLLSLVGPAIALHNNETLHGAFPDRFYVSPALERVVAARKVSYYGPDGAIDPEVEALLETPAEPVVLEPAQIRTRVLAGLADEARRMLDEGVAVAAEDLDLAMITGAGFSFWNGGLTMLLEREGHGTFH; encoded by the coding sequence ATGACGACGAACGACACGACGAGCGAGCTCGTCGCTCGCGCCCAGGAGATCTCCTCCGACGCCGAGCGCGTCACCCAGGCCCACCTGCGCAAGGTCTCGCTGCCCTCGACCTCGGGCCGCAGCGGCGCGGTGCTCGGGCTGATCACCCTCGACAACGGCGAGGACCACACCAAGCCGAACACCTTCGGCCCGCGCTCGCTGCTCGCGCTGAACGAGGCGATCGACACCGCCCTCGCGGACGACGAGATCGTCGCCCTCGGCGTGACCGGCAAGCCGTTCATCCTGGCCGCGGGCGCCGACCTGACCTCGATCTCGGGCGGCGGCCCGGACGCCGTCCGCGTGGTGGCCGAGCTCGGCCACGCGGTGTTCCGCAAGCTCCAGGACGGCCGGAAGCCGTCGTTCGGGTTCGTCAACGGCCTGGCGCTGGGCGGCGGCCTCGAGGTCGCGCTGCACTGCACCTACCGGACCGTGATGGACAGCGCCCCGGCGCTCGGCCTACCCGAAGTGATGCTCGGGCTGGTGCCCGGGTGGGGCGGCGCGTTCCTGGTGCCGAACCTGCTCGGCGCCGATCGGGCGGTCACCGTGATCCTCGAGAACCCGCTCAACAACGGCCGCACGCTCGGCGGTGCGGCAGCGTACGAGCTCGGCCTCGCCGACGCGGTCTTCCAGGGCGCGGACTTCCTGGAGCAGTCGTTGCTCTGGGCGGACGCGGTGCTGCGCGGCGAGATCGTCGTCGACCGTCCGGAGGTCGACCGTGGAGCCGCCTGGGACGCCGCCGTCGAGCGCGCCCGTGCTCTCGTGCAGGCCAAGACGGGCGGCGCCAGCCCGGCCGCGCTCCAGGCCGTCGAGCTCATCGACGCCGCCCGCGACGGCGACCGCGACGCCGGGTTCGCCCGCGAGGACGACGCGCTCGAGGCGATGTCGAGGACTCCCGAGCTGATCGCCTCGCTGTACGCGTTCGACCTGGTGCAGAAGCGCGCCAAGCGTCCTGCGGGCGCGCCGGACAAGGCGCTGGCGCGGCCGGTGACCAAGGTCGGCATCGTCGGCGCGGGGCTGATGGCCTCGCAGATGGCGCTGCTGTTCGTGCGTCGCCTCGAGGTGCCCGTCGTCCTCACCGACCTCGATCAGGAGCGGGTCGACAAGGGCGTCGGCTACGTCCACGCCGAGATCGACAAGCTGCTCGCCAAGGGCCGGATCAGCTCCGACCGGGCGAGCCGCCACAAGGGCCTGGTCACCGGGTCGGTCGACAAGAGTGAGGGCTTCGCCGGCGCCGACTTCGTCATCGAGGCGGTCTTCGAGGAGATGTCGGTCAAGAAGTCGGTGTTCGCCGACGTCGAGAAGGCCGTCTCGCCCGAGTGCATCCTGGCGACCAACACCTCCTCGCTCTCGATCACCGAGATGGCGGCCGACCTCGAGCACCCCGAGCGGGTCGTCGGCTTCCACTTCTTCAACCCGGTCGCGGTGATGCCGCTGCTGGAGATCGTCAAGGGCGAGCGCACCGACGACGCCACGCTGGCCACGGCGTTCGCGACCGGCAAGGCCCTGAAGAAGACCACGATCCTGGTCAAGGACAGCCCGTCGTTCATCGTCAACCGGCTGCTCGGCAGGTTCATGGGCGAGGTCGGGCGGATCGTGGATGAGGGCACGCCCGTGCCGGTCGCCGACAGCGCGTTCGCCGGGGTCGTGCCGATGCCGCCGTTCATGCTCCTGTCGCTGGTGGGCCCGGCGATCGCGCTGCACAACAACGAGACGCTGCACGGCGCGTTCCCGGACCGGTTCTACGTCTCCCCCGCGCTCGAGCGCGTGGTGGCGGCGCGCAAGGTGTCGTACTACGGTCCCGACGGCGCGATCGACCCCGAGGTCGAGGCGCTGCTCGAGACGCCGGCCGAGCCCGTGGTCCTCGAGCCCGCGCAGATCCGCACCCGGGTGCTGGCCGGGCTCGCCGACGAGGCCCGCCGGATGCTCGACGAGGGCGTGGCCGTCGCGGCCGAGGACCTCGACCTGGCGATGATCACCGGCGCCGGGTTCTCGTTCTGGAACGGCGGGCTGACGATGCTGCTCGAGCGTGAGGGGCACGGCACGTTCCACTGA
- a CDS encoding sensor histidine kinase produces the protein MADRAETEDLWRLMLQHSPIGMAVVDPTGRLLMANRALCEMLGYSQAELLQRGFQDLTHPEDLDADLALFHQVLAGELDSYRIRKRYLHAEGHVVWGDLSVAVVRDPDGTARHFISQVLDVTEQRANEERLEAVTAEVERERQMLAAIFDTVNVGLLLIGPDGRYERTNKRHADTLRRPFPEGHEGEAGQLGHVYFPDGKTLMSREQMPSYRAAQGEEFDDYNYWVGADPATWSAFSTSARQVRGPSGERLGAVLAYQEVTDLMRAIQVKDEFVASVSHELRTPLTSVLGHLELLGERDDLTDEVAAQLRVVQRNAARLQALLSDLLLIGQIADGTLELNSGPVDLRTVVDEAVEAVRAVADQSDVSIRVEAPGTLPAVADGQRLRQVLDNLLSNAIKYGRAGCSVTVELRRADDGVELLVADTGMGIADHDREHVFGRFFRGGEAVRQHLPGTGLGLSIVASIVAAHGGTVTVESELGRGSTFRVALPGVAVQH, from the coding sequence GTGGCGGATCGGGCCGAGACCGAGGACCTGTGGCGGCTGATGCTGCAGCACTCGCCGATCGGCATGGCCGTGGTCGATCCCACCGGCCGGCTGCTGATGGCGAACCGGGCGCTCTGCGAGATGCTCGGCTACTCCCAGGCGGAGCTGCTCCAGCGCGGCTTCCAGGACCTGACGCACCCGGAGGACCTGGACGCCGATCTGGCGCTGTTCCACCAGGTGCTCGCCGGGGAGCTCGACTCCTACCGGATCCGCAAGCGCTACCTGCACGCCGAGGGCCACGTCGTGTGGGGCGACCTGTCGGTCGCGGTGGTCCGCGACCCGGACGGCACCGCGCGGCACTTCATCTCCCAGGTCCTCGACGTGACCGAGCAGCGGGCGAACGAGGAGCGGCTCGAGGCGGTGACCGCCGAGGTGGAGCGGGAGCGGCAGATGCTCGCGGCGATCTTCGACACCGTGAACGTCGGGCTCCTGCTGATCGGCCCGGACGGCCGCTACGAGCGGACGAACAAGCGGCACGCCGACACCCTGCGGCGGCCGTTCCCCGAGGGGCACGAGGGCGAGGCCGGCCAGCTGGGGCACGTGTACTTCCCGGACGGCAAGACCCTGATGAGCCGGGAGCAGATGCCGTCCTACCGCGCGGCGCAGGGCGAGGAGTTCGACGACTACAACTACTGGGTGGGCGCGGACCCGGCGACGTGGTCGGCGTTCTCCACCTCGGCGCGGCAGGTCCGTGGCCCGTCGGGGGAGCGGCTGGGAGCGGTGCTGGCCTACCAGGAGGTCACCGACCTGATGCGCGCCATCCAGGTCAAGGACGAGTTCGTCGCCTCCGTCTCCCACGAGCTCCGCACGCCCCTCACCTCGGTGCTCGGCCACCTCGAGCTGCTCGGCGAGCGCGACGACCTGACCGACGAGGTGGCGGCCCAGCTGCGGGTGGTGCAGCGCAACGCCGCGCGGCTGCAGGCGCTGCTCTCCGACCTGCTGCTGATCGGCCAGATCGCCGACGGCACGCTGGAGCTGAACTCGGGGCCGGTCGACCTGAGGACGGTCGTCGACGAGGCGGTGGAGGCGGTCCGAGCCGTCGCGGACCAGAGCGACGTGTCCATCCGGGTCGAGGCGCCCGGGACGCTCCCGGCGGTCGCCGACGGCCAGCGGCTGCGGCAGGTCCTCGACAACCTGCTGTCGAACGCGATCAAGTACGGACGGGCCGGCTGCTCGGTGACGGTCGAGCTGCGCCGCGCCGACGACGGCGTCGAGCTCCTCGTGGCCGACACCGGGATGGGCATCGCCGACCACGACCGGGAGCATGTCTTCGGGCGGTTCTTCCGTGGCGGCGAGGCGGTCCGGCAGCACCTGCCCGGCACGGGGCTCGGCCTGAGCATCGTCGCCTCGATCGTGGCCGCGCACGGTGGCACGGTCACCGTCGAGAGCGAGCTGGGCCGGGGCAGCACCTTCCGGGTGGCCCTCCCGGGTGTCGCGGTCCAGCACTGA
- a CDS encoding L,D-transpeptidase family protein: MVRLARLVPLLAALSLVAATQVAAAPADAAEGWVVKAQKRLNGLGCQAGPADGELDARTRSAVHRFQSRQGLKQTGRLDARTRHKLYAEGRWEAGPCDRRPVPAASGKGRRIVISQRQNWVWLVGPAGRVVAQGGMVDNPRVLHRGAHATGPYCGRAARIKRNQSTSGSVWLDNFVRFAPCGIGFHRIPRAKSSGRQIHADWVLGTDLARSHGCIRLSRALSKRVWDFTVRRTPVRVV, encoded by the coding sequence ATGGTGCGTCTGGCCCGGCTCGTCCCGCTGCTGGCCGCGCTCAGCCTCGTCGCCGCCACCCAGGTCGCGGCCGCACCGGCCGACGCCGCCGAGGGCTGGGTGGTCAAGGCCCAGAAGCGGCTCAACGGCCTGGGCTGTCAGGCCGGTCCCGCGGACGGCGAGCTCGACGCCCGGACCCGCTCCGCGGTGCACCGCTTCCAGTCGCGGCAGGGGCTGAAGCAGACCGGTCGGCTCGACGCGCGGACCCGGCACAAGCTGTACGCCGAGGGCCGCTGGGAGGCCGGTCCCTGCGACCGGCGTCCGGTCCCGGCCGCCTCGGGCAAGGGCCGGCGGATCGTGATCTCGCAGCGGCAGAACTGGGTCTGGCTGGTCGGCCCCGCCGGCCGAGTGGTCGCGCAGGGCGGCATGGTCGACAACCCCCGCGTGCTGCACCGCGGCGCCCACGCGACCGGCCCGTACTGCGGTCGCGCGGCACGGATCAAGCGCAACCAGTCGACCAGCGGCAGCGTCTGGCTCGACAACTTCGTCCGGTTCGCGCCCTGCGGCATCGGCTTCCACCGGATCCCCCGCGCCAAGTCCTCCGGGCGGCAGATCCACGCGGACTGGGTGCTCGGCACCGACCTGGCACGCTCGCACGGCTGCATCCGGCTGAGCCGGGCGCTCTCGAAGCGGGTCTGGGACTTCACCGTGCGCCGCACGCCCGTCCGCGTCGTCTGA
- the ligD gene encoding DNA polymerase domain-containing protein — translation MTGKLDAYRRKRDFTRTPEPAGAPAPGAGTGRFVVQRHRARRLHYDPRAAVEAGELHAEVHGRKLRGRLVLVRRDGGGDSGGGDDWMLLHKHDEHAVEGWDPEDHPVSVVSGRTNDQVKADPDRLWRSDAPAAEASVSLLPEPLPDEAIDELESFGEQGTWEVFGRRLEVTNLDKVLFPAPADGPPVSKRELLAYAARVAPVALPYLEGRALNMHRYPEGADRPGFWHKQRPEHAPEWLTCWENPDADEGETTAYVVPDEPAALVWAANFGALEWHPWTSRTGRPHEPTYALIDLDPGERTRWADLLVLARLHRTALEHVGVTARPKVTGRRGIQVWIPVVPGYTFDDTRAWVETLSRTVGKVVPELVSWKWEVKQRKGLARLDYTQNAINKTLVAPYSPRPAPGAPVSVPIEWDELDDPDLRPDRWAVRTVGDRLAERGDRSGRSWAPPRSCRR, via the coding sequence GTGACCGGCAAGCTGGACGCCTACAGGCGCAAGCGCGACTTCACGCGTACGCCGGAGCCGGCGGGCGCGCCCGCGCCGGGCGCCGGCACCGGCCGGTTCGTCGTCCAGCGGCACCGGGCCCGCCGGCTGCACTACGACCCGCGCGCCGCGGTCGAGGCGGGGGAGCTGCACGCTGAGGTGCACGGCCGCAAGCTGCGCGGCCGCCTGGTCCTCGTCCGGCGCGACGGCGGGGGCGACAGTGGGGGTGGCGACGACTGGATGCTGCTGCACAAGCACGACGAGCACGCCGTCGAGGGCTGGGACCCCGAGGACCACCCGGTCTCGGTGGTCAGTGGACGCACCAACGACCAGGTGAAGGCCGACCCCGACCGGCTGTGGCGCTCCGACGCCCCCGCCGCGGAGGCCAGCGTCTCGCTGCTCCCCGAGCCGCTGCCCGACGAGGCCATCGACGAGCTCGAGTCATTCGGCGAGCAGGGCACCTGGGAGGTCTTCGGCCGGCGGCTCGAGGTGACCAACCTCGACAAGGTGCTGTTCCCCGCGCCGGCGGACGGGCCGCCGGTCAGCAAGCGCGAGCTGCTCGCCTACGCCGCGCGCGTCGCGCCGGTGGCGCTGCCGTACCTGGAGGGCCGGGCGCTCAACATGCACCGGTATCCCGAGGGTGCCGACCGGCCCGGCTTCTGGCACAAGCAGCGGCCCGAGCACGCGCCCGAGTGGCTGACCTGCTGGGAGAACCCGGACGCCGACGAGGGCGAGACCACGGCGTATGTCGTCCCCGACGAGCCGGCCGCCCTGGTGTGGGCCGCGAACTTCGGGGCCCTCGAGTGGCACCCCTGGACCTCGCGCACGGGGCGGCCGCACGAGCCGACGTACGCCCTGATCGACCTCGATCCCGGGGAGCGGACCAGGTGGGCGGACCTGCTGGTGCTCGCCCGCCTGCACCGCACCGCGCTCGAGCACGTCGGCGTCACCGCGCGCCCCAAGGTGACCGGCCGGCGCGGCATCCAGGTCTGGATCCCTGTGGTCCCCGGCTACACCTTCGACGACACCCGCGCGTGGGTCGAGACGCTGTCGCGGACCGTCGGGAAGGTGGTGCCCGAGCTGGTCAGCTGGAAGTGGGAGGTCAAGCAGCGCAAGGGCCTGGCCCGGCTCGACTACACCCAGAACGCGATCAACAAGACCCTGGTCGCGCCGTACTCGCCGCGGCCGGCGCCGGGCGCGCCGGTCTCCGTGCCGATCGAGTGGGACGAGCTCGACGACCCCGACCTGCGCCCGGACCGCTGGGCGGTCCGCACGGTCGGGGACCGGCTCGCCGAGCGGGGCGACCGTTCCGGGCGCTCCTGGGCGCCGCCCAGGAGCTGCCGCCGCTGA
- a CDS encoding amino acid permease, with the protein MSLMRTKSVEQSIADTEDPDHKLRKELGALDLMVFGVGVTIGAGIFVLTGTVAASNSGPALALSFLIAAVACALAALCYAEFASTVPVAGSAYTFSYATLGELVAWIIGWDLILEFTIGAAALSTSFSGYLQELLDGTPFEVPTQFGSAADGFIDLPAVVIALLVMLVLIRGTKLSSMVNQVVVAIKLAVVAAVIVVGVAYVDPSNWTPFIPDSQPVGDAEGGFRQLPLITTLLGIEPAVFGIGGVIAGAAVVFFAFIGFDVVATTAEEARNPQRDIPIGILGSLAIVTVLYMAVSLVVTGVQSYQDIDPDDPAPLATAFSAAGVSWVGDLISVGACIGLVVVAMILMLGQCRVAFAMGRDGLLPRSVAKVHPSFGTPYRITLITGFVVAAIAGFVDLSTLADLVNIGTLFAFILVSLGVVVLRRTRPELPRSFRTPFAPVVATLATLLCFYLMLNLKGETWERFLIWMALGFVVYFVYGRRHSRVGRAEREERSGQPRDTEVR; encoded by the coding sequence ATGAGCCTGATGCGCACCAAGTCCGTCGAGCAGTCGATCGCCGACACCGAGGACCCGGACCACAAGCTCCGCAAGGAGCTCGGCGCGCTGGACCTGATGGTCTTCGGCGTCGGTGTCACCATCGGCGCCGGCATCTTCGTGCTGACCGGCACCGTGGCGGCCTCCAACTCCGGCCCGGCGCTCGCGCTGAGCTTCCTGATCGCGGCGGTCGCGTGCGCGCTCGCGGCACTCTGCTACGCCGAGTTCGCCTCGACGGTGCCGGTCGCGGGCTCGGCGTACACGTTCTCCTACGCGACCCTCGGCGAGCTGGTCGCGTGGATCATCGGGTGGGACCTGATCCTGGAGTTCACGATCGGGGCGGCGGCGCTGTCGACCAGCTTCTCCGGTTACCTCCAGGAGCTGCTCGACGGGACGCCGTTCGAGGTGCCGACCCAGTTCGGCTCCGCGGCCGACGGGTTCATCGACCTGCCGGCGGTGGTGATCGCGCTGCTGGTGATGCTCGTCCTGATCCGGGGCACCAAGCTCTCCAGCATGGTCAACCAGGTGGTGGTGGCCATCAAGCTGGCGGTCGTCGCCGCGGTCATCGTCGTCGGCGTCGCGTACGTCGACCCCTCGAACTGGACGCCGTTCATCCCCGACTCCCAGCCCGTCGGCGACGCCGAGGGCGGCTTCCGCCAGCTCCCGCTGATCACCACGCTGCTCGGGATCGAGCCGGCGGTGTTCGGCATCGGCGGCGTCATCGCCGGGGCCGCGGTCGTGTTCTTCGCCTTCATCGGCTTCGACGTCGTCGCCACGACGGCCGAGGAGGCGCGCAACCCGCAGCGTGACATCCCGATCGGGATCCTCGGCTCACTGGCGATCGTCACCGTCCTCTACATGGCCGTCAGCCTGGTCGTCACCGGCGTGCAGAGCTACCAGGACATCGACCCCGACGACCCGGCGCCGCTCGCGACGGCCTTCTCGGCGGCGGGGGTCAGCTGGGTGGGCGACCTGATCTCGGTCGGCGCCTGCATCGGCCTGGTGGTCGTCGCGATGATCCTGATGCTCGGCCAGTGCCGGGTCGCGTTCGCCATGGGGCGCGACGGCCTGCTCCCGCGCTCGGTCGCCAAGGTGCACCCGAGCTTCGGGACGCCGTACCGGATCACCCTGATCACCGGCTTCGTGGTCGCCGCGATCGCCGGCTTCGTCGACCTCAGCACCCTCGCCGACCTGGTCAACATCGGCACCCTGTTCGCCTTCATCCTGGTCAGCCTCGGCGTGGTGGTGCTGCGCCGGACCCGGCCCGAGCTGCCGCGCTCGTTCCGGACCCCGTTCGCACCCGTCGTCGCCACCCTCGCGACGCTGCTGTGCTTCTACCTGATGCTCAACCTCAAGGGCGAGACCTGGGAGCGGTTCCTGATCTGGATGGCCCTCGGCTTCGTCGTGTACTTCGTCTACGGCCGTCGGCACAGCCGGGTCGGCCGCGCCGAGCGTGAGGAGCGGTCCGGCCAGCCGCGGGACACCGAGGTGCGGTGA
- a CDS encoding peptidase MA family metallohydrolase — protein MSSRRPRLLLAAVLVAAALAGCSGSDDEPAPPATAAVPRDVVHALDRALDARARVVRRADATAFARLVGGGPGFRDRQETWFGNLSQLPVARLSYRVDPRSLVRDGDAYRVTVRESLQLAGYDAAPVTRQGRYRFAPAARHPGRMLLTAVTEADPQPWDTGPVEVREGSGVLGVFDPGSVDQAPALIASVEAGVAAVSAAVPYDWSRTVVVYALSDPAFLDGLEDVPGDDPGDLDAVAFPAGDGTRFVLNPGIVDRPGRERDRLVRHELTHVAVGTRDDDVPVWLSEGLAEYVSVRPLAPEDRRIPEAAVAAAEAGVADLPDDATFNDEDSDAHYGLAWWAVEYLVEAYGDEAPWQLLDALGVAGADPDAVLRERFATSTHDLARQADRLILALYDPAAGTP, from the coding sequence ATGTCGAGCAGGCGACCTAGGCTCCTCCTCGCCGCCGTGCTGGTCGCGGCGGCGCTCGCCGGCTGCTCCGGGTCCGACGACGAGCCCGCACCGCCCGCCACCGCGGCGGTGCCGCGGGACGTGGTGCACGCCCTCGACCGGGCGCTGGACGCCCGAGCCCGCGTCGTACGGCGCGCCGACGCGACCGCGTTCGCGCGCCTGGTCGGCGGCGGACCCGGGTTCCGGGACCGGCAGGAGACCTGGTTCGGCAACCTGAGCCAGCTGCCGGTCGCCCGGCTGTCCTACCGGGTCGACCCCCGCAGCCTGGTCCGTGACGGCGACGCCTACCGGGTGACGGTCCGGGAGTCGCTCCAGCTGGCCGGGTACGACGCCGCCCCGGTCACGCGCCAGGGCCGCTACCGGTTCGCACCGGCGGCCCGCCACCCCGGCCGGATGCTGCTGACCGCCGTGACCGAGGCCGACCCGCAGCCCTGGGACACCGGTCCGGTCGAGGTCCGGGAGGGCAGCGGGGTGCTCGGCGTCTTCGACCCCGGCAGCGTCGACCAGGCGCCCGCCCTGATCGCCTCGGTCGAGGCCGGGGTCGCGGCGGTGTCCGCCGCGGTGCCCTACGACTGGTCGCGCACGGTCGTGGTCTACGCGCTCTCCGACCCGGCGTTCCTCGACGGCCTCGAGGACGTGCCCGGCGACGACCCGGGCGACCTGGACGCGGTCGCGTTCCCCGCCGGTGACGGCACCCGGTTCGTGCTGAACCCGGGGATCGTGGACCGGCCCGGCCGCGAGCGGGACCGGCTGGTGCGCCACGAGCTCACCCACGTCGCCGTCGGCACCCGCGACGACGACGTGCCCGTCTGGCTCTCCGAGGGGCTCGCGGAGTACGTCTCCGTCCGGCCGCTCGCCCCGGAGGACCGCCGCATCCCCGAGGCCGCGGTCGCCGCGGCCGAGGCGGGCGTGGCCGACCTGCCCGACGACGCGACCTTCAACGACGAGGACTCCGACGCCCACTACGGCCTCGCCTGGTGGGCCGTGGAGTACCTCGTCGAGGCGTACGGCGACGAGGCTCCGTGGCAGCTGCTCGACGCGCTGGGTGTCGCCGGGGCCGATCCCGACGCCGTGCTGCGCGAGCGGTTCGCCACCAGCACCCACGACCTGGCCCGCCAAGCGGACCGGCTGATCCTCGCGCTCTACGACCCGGCCGCCGGGACGCCGTAG
- the dxs gene encoding 1-deoxy-D-xylulose-5-phosphate synthase: protein MGLLDSIASPADLRGLSDAQLEQLASEIRDLLIRTVATNTGHLGPNLGVVELTLAIHRVFDSPRDRVVFDTGHQAYVHKLVCGRAASFGTLRREGGVSGYPSQAESPHDIVENSHASTALSYADGLAKAYTIRGEDRHVIAVIGDGALTGGMAWEALNNIAIAKASKLVIVVNDNGRSYTPTIGGLATALTSLRTNPRYENVLDLVKRRLNAVPGVGPAAYDALHAMKKGLKDALAPQGLFEDLGLKYVGPVDGHDRAAMEQVLAQAKRFNGPVIVHAITRKGYGYDPAERHEADQFHAPGPFDVQTGAEKPKGRIWTDVFSEEIVHLGHRRKDLVGITAAMMHPVGLDAFQKHFPERTFDVGIAEQHAATSAAGLAMGGMHPVVALYGTFLNRAFDQVLMDVALHKCGVTFVLDRSGVTGDDGASHNGMWDMSILQVVPGLRLAAPRDPARLRELLNEAVEVDDAPTVVRFPKGSPPEDIEAVDRAGGADILVRNGTKDVLVVAVGAMGTTAVDVAQRLTAQGIGVTVVDPRWVKPVDPAIVELAREHRLVVSIEDNGETGGCGAVLLQTLNAAGVHTPFRLHGIPQQFLGHAKRAAILERIGLTPQAIALRIVEDMTSLTEGRSPLDVEQAT, encoded by the coding sequence ATGGGCCTCCTCGACTCGATCGCGTCCCCGGCCGACCTGCGCGGGCTGAGCGACGCCCAGCTGGAGCAGCTCGCGAGCGAGATCCGCGATCTCCTGATCCGCACTGTCGCGACCAACACCGGTCACCTCGGCCCCAACCTCGGCGTGGTGGAGCTGACCCTCGCGATCCACCGGGTCTTCGACTCCCCGCGCGACCGGGTGGTGTTCGACACCGGCCACCAGGCGTACGTGCACAAGCTGGTGTGCGGACGGGCGGCGAGCTTCGGCACCCTGCGCCGCGAGGGCGGCGTGAGCGGCTACCCGAGCCAGGCGGAGTCCCCCCACGACATCGTCGAGAACTCCCACGCGTCCACGGCGCTCAGCTACGCCGACGGGCTCGCGAAGGCCTACACGATCCGCGGCGAGGACCGCCACGTCATCGCGGTCATCGGCGACGGCGCGCTCACCGGGGGGATGGCCTGGGAGGCGCTCAACAACATCGCGATCGCCAAGGCCAGCAAGCTGGTGATCGTCGTCAACGACAACGGCCGCTCCTACACGCCGACGATCGGCGGCCTCGCGACCGCGCTCACCTCGCTGCGCACCAACCCGCGCTACGAGAACGTCCTCGACCTGGTCAAGCGCCGGCTCAATGCCGTCCCGGGTGTCGGGCCGGCGGCGTACGACGCGCTGCACGCCATGAAGAAGGGGCTCAAGGACGCGCTCGCCCCCCAGGGCCTCTTCGAGGACCTCGGGCTCAAGTACGTCGGCCCCGTCGACGGCCACGACCGCGCCGCGATGGAGCAGGTGCTCGCCCAGGCCAAGCGGTTCAACGGCCCGGTGATCGTGCACGCGATCACCCGCAAGGGCTACGGCTACGACCCGGCCGAGCGGCACGAGGCCGACCAGTTCCACGCGCCGGGCCCGTTCGACGTGCAGACCGGCGCGGAGAAGCCCAAGGGCCGGATCTGGACCGACGTCTTCTCCGAGGAGATCGTCCACCTCGGGCACCGCCGCAAGGACCTGGTCGGCATCACCGCGGCGATGATGCACCCGGTCGGCCTGGACGCCTTCCAGAAGCACTTCCCCGAGCGGACCTTCGACGTGGGGATCGCCGAGCAGCACGCCGCGACCTCGGCGGCCGGCCTCGCCATGGGCGGCATGCACCCGGTCGTGGCGCTGTATGGCACCTTCCTCAACCGGGCCTTCGACCAGGTGCTGATGGACGTCGCGCTGCACAAGTGCGGCGTCACCTTCGTGCTCGACCGCTCGGGGGTCACCGGCGACGACGGCGCGAGCCACAACGGCATGTGGGACATGTCGATCCTCCAGGTCGTGCCGGGCCTGCGGCTGGCCGCGCCGCGCGACCCCGCCCGACTCCGTGAGCTGCTCAACGAGGCCGTCGAGGTCGACGACGCCCCGACCGTCGTGCGCTTCCCGAAGGGCTCGCCGCCCGAGGACATCGAGGCCGTCGACCGGGCCGGCGGGGCCGACATCCTGGTCCGCAACGGCACCAAGGACGTGCTGGTGGTCGCGGTCGGCGCGATGGGCACGACCGCGGTCGACGTGGCGCAGCGGCTGACCGCGCAGGGCATCGGTGTGACCGTCGTCGACCCGCGCTGGGTCAAGCCCGTCGACCCGGCGATCGTCGAGCTCGCGCGCGAGCACCGCCTCGTGGTCAGCATCGAGGACAACGGCGAGACCGGCGGCTGCGGAGCGGTGCTGCTGCAGACGCTCAACGCAGCCGGCGTGCACACACCGTTCCGCCTGCACGGGATCCCGCAGCAGTTCCTCGGCCACGCGAAGCGCGCCGCGATCCTCGAGCGGATCGGCCTGACCCCGCAGGCGATCGCGCTCCGCATCGTGGAGGACATGACCTCGCTGACCGAAGGTCGTTCTCCTCTCGATGTCGAGCAGGCGACCTAG